A single Mercenaria mercenaria strain notata chromosome 9, MADL_Memer_1, whole genome shotgun sequence DNA region contains:
- the LOC123546546 gene encoding uncharacterized protein LOC123546546 isoform X1 yields MLIDIPENMWEMFEEEFACWFPAGKLTKDQPVKMPKGLPTSESLPMPPQQNLISAPSTSVSTTNTIVINKETVLTSVCESLLSNSVSEASTSHLPKTIDLVVVPSAAPGSTTVTSTCQYKLSEIISREKEVLFQRDNGPDDELEPARQGVYSVRRRSRQFFTVTEEDENDTDTDHHTHSVETHGEKEKTVEVQPIFNLGDSLKKLYFPHQHKRPNKKKKRVFKKSSDETHHSSGYQSDPEGKIGLCDIIKNDPELKSYHSHPDLSWNENIVPPVDNAIPGRQSKSLPNTPRVSPKLLRRNSLKKDNQVELQKSGPGFSFLASVAGELHMKKLQQDKKKEQGVVKVNEGSLVAKRPSEPVQVIAQPQTMTSVSHHSEPSSEIHTHHMHDFSDSTGADLESHKPAFISSFMKWNNTKKINVTNKESNMFSPTSF; encoded by the exons atgttgatagaCATCCCAGAAAATATGTGGGAAATGTTTGAAgaag AGTTTGCCTGTTGGTTTCCTGCTGGCAAGTTGACCAAAGATCAACCAGTCAAGATGCCAAAGGGGCTGCCAACATCAGAAAGCTTACCAATGCCTCCACAGCAGAATCTCATATCGGCTCCGTCGACCAGTGTCAGTACCACTAACACTATAGTTATCAATAAAGAAACTGTGTTGACCTCTGTGTGTGAAAGTCTCCTCAGCAATTCTGTGTCCGAGGCCAGTACTTCACATCTGCCGAAGACAATAGATTTAGTTGTTGTACCATCAGCTGCACCAGGATCAACAACAGTGACATCAACGTGCCAGTATAAATTGTCTGAAATAATATCTCGGGAGAAAGAGGTATTGTTTCAAAGAGATAATGGTCCAGATGATGAGCTCGAGCCGGCGCGTCAGGGTGTTTATTCAGTGCGTCGCCGAAGTCGTCAGTTCTTCACAGTGacagaagaagatgaaaatgACACAGATACTGATCATCACACCCATTCAG ttgAGACACACGGTGAAAAGGAGAAAACAGTTGAAGTTCAACCTATTTTTAACCTTGGTGACAGTCTTAAGAAATTATACTTTCCACACCAACACAAGaggccaaataaaaaaaagaaaagggtaTTTAAAAAGAGTAGCGATGAAACACATCACTCAAGTGGTTATCAGAGTGATCCCGAGGGCAAAATCGGATTGTGCGATATTATCAAAAATGATCCTGAGCTGAAGTCATATCACAGTCATCCAGATCTAAGCTGGAATGAAAATATTGTCCCCCCTGTAGACAATGCTATTCCAGGTCGTCAATCAAAATCTTTACCAAACACGCCCCGAGTGTCGCCCAAGCTGTTGAGGAGAAACTCCTTGAAGAAAGACAATCAGGTTGAACTTCAGAAAAGTGGTCCTGGTTTCTCGTTCTTAGCTAGTGTCGCAGGAGAATTACATATGAAAAAACTACAGCAGGACAAAAAGAAAGAGCAAGGTGTTGTTAAAGTGAATGAGGGTTCTCTGGTTGCCAAGAGACCTTCTGAACCTGTGCAGGTAATTGCTCAACCGCAGACAATGACATCTGTGTCTCATCATTCCGAGCCCAGCTCAGAGATTCACACACATCACATGCACGATTTCTCGGACTCTACAGGTGCAGATCTGGAATCTCATAAACCTGCTTTTATTTCCTCCTTCATGAAGTGGAACAACACCAAAAAAATCAATGTAA
- the LOC123546546 gene encoding uncharacterized protein LOC123546546 isoform X2 — translation MHIHLFGLKRRVKAEFACWFPAGKLTKDQPVKMPKGLPTSESLPMPPQQNLISAPSTSVSTTNTIVINKETVLTSVCESLLSNSVSEASTSHLPKTIDLVVVPSAAPGSTTVTSTCQYKLSEIISREKEVLFQRDNGPDDELEPARQGVYSVRRRSRQFFTVTEEDENDTDTDHHTHSVETHGEKEKTVEVQPIFNLGDSLKKLYFPHQHKRPNKKKKRVFKKSSDETHHSSGYQSDPEGKIGLCDIIKNDPELKSYHSHPDLSWNENIVPPVDNAIPGRQSKSLPNTPRVSPKLLRRNSLKKDNQVELQKSGPGFSFLASVAGELHMKKLQQDKKKEQGVVKVNEGSLVAKRPSEPVQVIAQPQTMTSVSHHSEPSSEIHTHHMHDFSDSTGADLESHKPAFISSFMKWNNTKKINVTNKESNMFSPTSF, via the exons ATGCACATTCATTTGTTTGGTTTAAAGAGAAGGGTAAAAGCAG AGTTTGCCTGTTGGTTTCCTGCTGGCAAGTTGACCAAAGATCAACCAGTCAAGATGCCAAAGGGGCTGCCAACATCAGAAAGCTTACCAATGCCTCCACAGCAGAATCTCATATCGGCTCCGTCGACCAGTGTCAGTACCACTAACACTATAGTTATCAATAAAGAAACTGTGTTGACCTCTGTGTGTGAAAGTCTCCTCAGCAATTCTGTGTCCGAGGCCAGTACTTCACATCTGCCGAAGACAATAGATTTAGTTGTTGTACCATCAGCTGCACCAGGATCAACAACAGTGACATCAACGTGCCAGTATAAATTGTCTGAAATAATATCTCGGGAGAAAGAGGTATTGTTTCAAAGAGATAATGGTCCAGATGATGAGCTCGAGCCGGCGCGTCAGGGTGTTTATTCAGTGCGTCGCCGAAGTCGTCAGTTCTTCACAGTGacagaagaagatgaaaatgACACAGATACTGATCATCACACCCATTCAG ttgAGACACACGGTGAAAAGGAGAAAACAGTTGAAGTTCAACCTATTTTTAACCTTGGTGACAGTCTTAAGAAATTATACTTTCCACACCAACACAAGaggccaaataaaaaaaagaaaagggtaTTTAAAAAGAGTAGCGATGAAACACATCACTCAAGTGGTTATCAGAGTGATCCCGAGGGCAAAATCGGATTGTGCGATATTATCAAAAATGATCCTGAGCTGAAGTCATATCACAGTCATCCAGATCTAAGCTGGAATGAAAATATTGTCCCCCCTGTAGACAATGCTATTCCAGGTCGTCAATCAAAATCTTTACCAAACACGCCCCGAGTGTCGCCCAAGCTGTTGAGGAGAAACTCCTTGAAGAAAGACAATCAGGTTGAACTTCAGAAAAGTGGTCCTGGTTTCTCGTTCTTAGCTAGTGTCGCAGGAGAATTACATATGAAAAAACTACAGCAGGACAAAAAGAAAGAGCAAGGTGTTGTTAAAGTGAATGAGGGTTCTCTGGTTGCCAAGAGACCTTCTGAACCTGTGCAGGTAATTGCTCAACCGCAGACAATGACATCTGTGTCTCATCATTCCGAGCCCAGCTCAGAGATTCACACACATCACATGCACGATTTCTCGGACTCTACAGGTGCAGATCTGGAATCTCATAAACCTGCTTTTATTTCCTCCTTCATGAAGTGGAACAACACCAAAAAAATCAATGTAA
- the LOC123546546 gene encoding uncharacterized protein LOC123546546 isoform X4, producing MGKCLDEKHIQEFACWFPAGKLTKDQPVKMPKGLPTSESLPMPPQQNLISAPSTSVSTTNTIVINKETVLTSVCESLLSNSVSEASTSHLPKTIDLVVVPSAAPGSTTVTSTCQYKLSEIISREKEVLFQRDNGPDDELEPARQGVYSVRRRSRQFFTVTEEDENDTDTDHHTHSVETHGEKEKTVEVQPIFNLGDSLKKLYFPHQHKRPNKKKKRVFKKSSDETHHSSGYQSDPEGKIGLCDIIKNDPELKSYHSHPDLSWNENIVPPVDNAIPGRQSKSLPNTPRVSPKLLRRNSLKKDNQVELQKSGPGFSFLASVAGELHMKKLQQDKKKEQGVVKVNEGSLVAKRPSEPVQVIAQPQTMTSVSHHSEPSSEIHTHHMHDFSDSTGADLESHKPAFISSFMKWNNTKKINVTNKESNMFSPTSF from the exons ATGGGGAAGTGTCTGGATGAAAAGCATATCCAAG AGTTTGCCTGTTGGTTTCCTGCTGGCAAGTTGACCAAAGATCAACCAGTCAAGATGCCAAAGGGGCTGCCAACATCAGAAAGCTTACCAATGCCTCCACAGCAGAATCTCATATCGGCTCCGTCGACCAGTGTCAGTACCACTAACACTATAGTTATCAATAAAGAAACTGTGTTGACCTCTGTGTGTGAAAGTCTCCTCAGCAATTCTGTGTCCGAGGCCAGTACTTCACATCTGCCGAAGACAATAGATTTAGTTGTTGTACCATCAGCTGCACCAGGATCAACAACAGTGACATCAACGTGCCAGTATAAATTGTCTGAAATAATATCTCGGGAGAAAGAGGTATTGTTTCAAAGAGATAATGGTCCAGATGATGAGCTCGAGCCGGCGCGTCAGGGTGTTTATTCAGTGCGTCGCCGAAGTCGTCAGTTCTTCACAGTGacagaagaagatgaaaatgACACAGATACTGATCATCACACCCATTCAG ttgAGACACACGGTGAAAAGGAGAAAACAGTTGAAGTTCAACCTATTTTTAACCTTGGTGACAGTCTTAAGAAATTATACTTTCCACACCAACACAAGaggccaaataaaaaaaagaaaagggtaTTTAAAAAGAGTAGCGATGAAACACATCACTCAAGTGGTTATCAGAGTGATCCCGAGGGCAAAATCGGATTGTGCGATATTATCAAAAATGATCCTGAGCTGAAGTCATATCACAGTCATCCAGATCTAAGCTGGAATGAAAATATTGTCCCCCCTGTAGACAATGCTATTCCAGGTCGTCAATCAAAATCTTTACCAAACACGCCCCGAGTGTCGCCCAAGCTGTTGAGGAGAAACTCCTTGAAGAAAGACAATCAGGTTGAACTTCAGAAAAGTGGTCCTGGTTTCTCGTTCTTAGCTAGTGTCGCAGGAGAATTACATATGAAAAAACTACAGCAGGACAAAAAGAAAGAGCAAGGTGTTGTTAAAGTGAATGAGGGTTCTCTGGTTGCCAAGAGACCTTCTGAACCTGTGCAGGTAATTGCTCAACCGCAGACAATGACATCTGTGTCTCATCATTCCGAGCCCAGCTCAGAGATTCACACACATCACATGCACGATTTCTCGGACTCTACAGGTGCAGATCTGGAATCTCATAAACCTGCTTTTATTTCCTCCTTCATGAAGTGGAACAACACCAAAAAAATCAATGTAA
- the LOC123546546 gene encoding uncharacterized protein LOC123546546 isoform X3: protein MQGKTMHTFFMEFACWFPAGKLTKDQPVKMPKGLPTSESLPMPPQQNLISAPSTSVSTTNTIVINKETVLTSVCESLLSNSVSEASTSHLPKTIDLVVVPSAAPGSTTVTSTCQYKLSEIISREKEVLFQRDNGPDDELEPARQGVYSVRRRSRQFFTVTEEDENDTDTDHHTHSVETHGEKEKTVEVQPIFNLGDSLKKLYFPHQHKRPNKKKKRVFKKSSDETHHSSGYQSDPEGKIGLCDIIKNDPELKSYHSHPDLSWNENIVPPVDNAIPGRQSKSLPNTPRVSPKLLRRNSLKKDNQVELQKSGPGFSFLASVAGELHMKKLQQDKKKEQGVVKVNEGSLVAKRPSEPVQVIAQPQTMTSVSHHSEPSSEIHTHHMHDFSDSTGADLESHKPAFISSFMKWNNTKKINVTNKESNMFSPTSF, encoded by the exons ATGCAAGGGAAAACAATGCATACATTTTTTATGG AGTTTGCCTGTTGGTTTCCTGCTGGCAAGTTGACCAAAGATCAACCAGTCAAGATGCCAAAGGGGCTGCCAACATCAGAAAGCTTACCAATGCCTCCACAGCAGAATCTCATATCGGCTCCGTCGACCAGTGTCAGTACCACTAACACTATAGTTATCAATAAAGAAACTGTGTTGACCTCTGTGTGTGAAAGTCTCCTCAGCAATTCTGTGTCCGAGGCCAGTACTTCACATCTGCCGAAGACAATAGATTTAGTTGTTGTACCATCAGCTGCACCAGGATCAACAACAGTGACATCAACGTGCCAGTATAAATTGTCTGAAATAATATCTCGGGAGAAAGAGGTATTGTTTCAAAGAGATAATGGTCCAGATGATGAGCTCGAGCCGGCGCGTCAGGGTGTTTATTCAGTGCGTCGCCGAAGTCGTCAGTTCTTCACAGTGacagaagaagatgaaaatgACACAGATACTGATCATCACACCCATTCAG ttgAGACACACGGTGAAAAGGAGAAAACAGTTGAAGTTCAACCTATTTTTAACCTTGGTGACAGTCTTAAGAAATTATACTTTCCACACCAACACAAGaggccaaataaaaaaaagaaaagggtaTTTAAAAAGAGTAGCGATGAAACACATCACTCAAGTGGTTATCAGAGTGATCCCGAGGGCAAAATCGGATTGTGCGATATTATCAAAAATGATCCTGAGCTGAAGTCATATCACAGTCATCCAGATCTAAGCTGGAATGAAAATATTGTCCCCCCTGTAGACAATGCTATTCCAGGTCGTCAATCAAAATCTTTACCAAACACGCCCCGAGTGTCGCCCAAGCTGTTGAGGAGAAACTCCTTGAAGAAAGACAATCAGGTTGAACTTCAGAAAAGTGGTCCTGGTTTCTCGTTCTTAGCTAGTGTCGCAGGAGAATTACATATGAAAAAACTACAGCAGGACAAAAAGAAAGAGCAAGGTGTTGTTAAAGTGAATGAGGGTTCTCTGGTTGCCAAGAGACCTTCTGAACCTGTGCAGGTAATTGCTCAACCGCAGACAATGACATCTGTGTCTCATCATTCCGAGCCCAGCTCAGAGATTCACACACATCACATGCACGATTTCTCGGACTCTACAGGTGCAGATCTGGAATCTCATAAACCTGCTTTTATTTCCTCCTTCATGAAGTGGAACAACACCAAAAAAATCAATGTAA
- the LOC123546546 gene encoding uncharacterized protein LOC123546546 isoform X5, which yields MPKGLPTSESLPMPPQQNLISAPSTSVSTTNTIVINKETVLTSVCESLLSNSVSEASTSHLPKTIDLVVVPSAAPGSTTVTSTCQYKLSEIISREKEVLFQRDNGPDDELEPARQGVYSVRRRSRQFFTVTEEDENDTDTDHHTHSVETHGEKEKTVEVQPIFNLGDSLKKLYFPHQHKRPNKKKKRVFKKSSDETHHSSGYQSDPEGKIGLCDIIKNDPELKSYHSHPDLSWNENIVPPVDNAIPGRQSKSLPNTPRVSPKLLRRNSLKKDNQVELQKSGPGFSFLASVAGELHMKKLQQDKKKEQGVVKVNEGSLVAKRPSEPVQVIAQPQTMTSVSHHSEPSSEIHTHHMHDFSDSTGADLESHKPAFISSFMKWNNTKKINVTNKESNMFSPTSF from the exons ATGCCAAAGGGGCTGCCAACATCAGAAAGCTTACCAATGCCTCCACAGCAGAATCTCATATCGGCTCCGTCGACCAGTGTCAGTACCACTAACACTATAGTTATCAATAAAGAAACTGTGTTGACCTCTGTGTGTGAAAGTCTCCTCAGCAATTCTGTGTCCGAGGCCAGTACTTCACATCTGCCGAAGACAATAGATTTAGTTGTTGTACCATCAGCTGCACCAGGATCAACAACAGTGACATCAACGTGCCAGTATAAATTGTCTGAAATAATATCTCGGGAGAAAGAGGTATTGTTTCAAAGAGATAATGGTCCAGATGATGAGCTCGAGCCGGCGCGTCAGGGTGTTTATTCAGTGCGTCGCCGAAGTCGTCAGTTCTTCACAGTGacagaagaagatgaaaatgACACAGATACTGATCATCACACCCATTCAG ttgAGACACACGGTGAAAAGGAGAAAACAGTTGAAGTTCAACCTATTTTTAACCTTGGTGACAGTCTTAAGAAATTATACTTTCCACACCAACACAAGaggccaaataaaaaaaagaaaagggtaTTTAAAAAGAGTAGCGATGAAACACATCACTCAAGTGGTTATCAGAGTGATCCCGAGGGCAAAATCGGATTGTGCGATATTATCAAAAATGATCCTGAGCTGAAGTCATATCACAGTCATCCAGATCTAAGCTGGAATGAAAATATTGTCCCCCCTGTAGACAATGCTATTCCAGGTCGTCAATCAAAATCTTTACCAAACACGCCCCGAGTGTCGCCCAAGCTGTTGAGGAGAAACTCCTTGAAGAAAGACAATCAGGTTGAACTTCAGAAAAGTGGTCCTGGTTTCTCGTTCTTAGCTAGTGTCGCAGGAGAATTACATATGAAAAAACTACAGCAGGACAAAAAGAAAGAGCAAGGTGTTGTTAAAGTGAATGAGGGTTCTCTGGTTGCCAAGAGACCTTCTGAACCTGTGCAGGTAATTGCTCAACCGCAGACAATGACATCTGTGTCTCATCATTCCGAGCCCAGCTCAGAGATTCACACACATCACATGCACGATTTCTCGGACTCTACAGGTGCAGATCTGGAATCTCATAAACCTGCTTTTATTTCCTCCTTCATGAAGTGGAACAACACCAAAAAAATCAATGTAA